DNA from Nitriliruptor alkaliphilus DSM 45188:
ACCGACCCGGGCCCGGGGCTCGTGGTCGCCATGTCGGACCTGCGCGACCGCTTCCGGCTGACCGCCAACGTCGTCGACGTGGTGCCTGGTGACGCCGAGCTGCCGAACCTGCCCGTCGCGCGGGCGGTGTGGCAACCGCACCCGGACCTGGCCACCTCCGCCGAGTGCTGGCTCACCGCCGGGGCAGCGCACCACACCGTCCTGACCACGGCGCTCGAGCCCTCGGTCTTCGAGGACCTCGCCGAGATCGCCGGCGTCGAGCTGGCGATCATCGATCGCGACACGACCACCCGCGGCTTCGCCAAGGAGCTGCGCTGGAACCAGGCGTACTACCGGTTGGCAGGAGGGGTGTGATCCGACGCTGAGACCCACGTCCTCCGCTGACCAGCGGTGGCGATCCGCCTCGACCGGTGCCTGCTCGGCCGAGGACCACGGGACCCGACCGGGCCCCGTCCGCAGCAGGCACATCTAGGGAGAAGCACGATGCGCAACAAGATGGTCCGAACGATGGCGGCAGGGCTCGTCCTCGCCCTCGGCCTCGCCGCGTGCAGCGGCGACGGCGCGGGCGGCGGCGATGCAGGTGAGGCCAGTGCAGAACCCGGCGGCGACGGTGGCCTGATCGGTGTGGCGATGCCCACCGAGACCTCGGAGCGGTGGATCGCCGACGGCGCCGCCGTCAAGGAGGGTCTCGAGGAGGCCGGGTACGAGGTGTCGCTGCAGTTCGCTGCCGACGACATCCCGACCCAGTCGCAGCAGATCGACCAGATGATCACCCAGGGTGTCGAAGCCCTGATCATCGCGGCCATCGACGGCACTGCGCTCGCTGGTCAGCTGCAGGCGGCCGCGGACGCGGGCATCCCGGTCATCTCCTACGACCGGCTGATCCGTGACAGCGAGCACGTCGACTTCTACGTGACGTTCGACAACTACCAGGTCGGGGTCCAGCAGGCGACGTCGCTGCTGGTCGGCCTCGGGGTGCTGAACGAGGACGGTTCCGACGGCGACGCCGAGGGTCCGTTCAACGTGGAGCTGTTCGCCGGATCGCTCGATGACAACAACGCCCACTTCTTCTGGGACGGTGCCATCGACACCCTCCAGCCCTACCTGGACGCAGGGACCCTGGAGGTCCCCTCGGGCCAGACCGACATCGAGCAGGCCGCCACCCTCCGGTGGAGCCAGGAGACCGCCCAGAAGCGGATGGAGGACCTGCTCACCGCGGCGTACGCCGGCGACACCGAGCTCCACGGCGTGCTCTCGCCCTACGACGGCATCTCGCGCGGCATCATCACCGCGCTGACGAACGCCGGCTACGGGCCGACCACGGCGGACGGCATGCCGATCGTCTCCGGTCAGGACGCCGAGATCGCCTCGGTCAAGCTGATCGCCGACGACGTCCAGTTCGCCACGATCTTCAAGGACACCCGCAAGCTCGCCGTCCAGGCGGTCATCGCGGCGCAGGCCTACCTGTCCGGTGAGGAGCCGGAGGCCAACGACACCGAGACCTACGAGAACGGTGTCAAGGTCGTCCCGTCGTTCCTGCTCGAATCCGACATCGTCTACGCGGGCAACATCGCGGAGCTGCTCGTCGACTCCGGGTACTACACCGACGCGCAGGTCGAGGCGGGTCAGGCCTGACCAGCTGGCCGTGGGGGCGGGAGGACGACCTGCCCGCCCCCACGGCTCCCACCCGCCGCTCCCAGAAGGAGGTGAGGCATGGGCCACATCCTCGAGATGCGCGAGATCACGAAGACGTTCCCCGGGGTCAAGGCCCTCGAGGACGTCAACCTCACCGTCGCGCGAGGTGAGATCCACGCGATCTGCGGCGAGAACGGCGCCGGGAAGTCCACCCTGATGAACGTCCTGTCGGGCGTCTACCCCGCCGGCACCTACACCGGCGAGATCGTGTTCGACGGCGAGCCCGTCGAGCACCAGTCGATCAACGACTCCGAGGCGCTCGGGATCGTGATCATCCACCAGGAGCTCGCGCTCATCCCGCACCTCTCGGTGGCGGAGAACATCTTCCTCGGCAACGAGCAGTCGCGCCGCGGCGTCATCGACTGGCACGAGACCAACCGCATGGCCGGCGAGCTGCTCCAGCGCGTCGGCCTCGACGAGAACCCGACGACGCCGGTCGGTCAGCTCGGCGTGGGCAAGCAGCAGCTGATCGAGATCGCCAAGGCCCTGTCGAAGGACGTCAAGCTCCTGATCCTCGACGAGCCGACCGCCGCGCTCAACGATCAGGACTCGGCCCACCTGCTCGGCCTCCTCCGTCAGCTGCGGGCCGAGGGCATCACCTGCATCATGATCTCGCACAAGCTGAACGAACTGCTCGAGATCGCGGACGCGACCACGATCATCCGCGACGGGCGGACGATCGAGACCCTCGACATGTCCGACCCCGACTCGAACCAGCGTCGGATGATCCGCGGGATGGTGGGCCGCGACATCGACAGCCTCTACCCGGAGCGTCAGGCGACGCTCGGTGAGGAGGTCTTCCGGGTCGAGGACTGGACCGTCATGCACCCCACCCAGGCGGGCCGGGTGATCGTCGAGGGCGCCAACCTGTCGGTCCGAGCCGGCGAGATCGTCGGCATCGCCGGGTTGATGGGTGCCGGCCGGACCGAGCTGGCCATGAGCATCTTCGGCCGCACCTACGGCCGCGACGTGTCGGGCCAGGTCTACATGCACGGCCAGCAGGTCGACACCCACACCGTCGACGCGGCCATCAGCCACGGCATCGCCTACGCCACCGAGGACCGCAAGCGCTACGGCCTGAACCTCATCGAGGACATCCGGCGCAACATCAGCGCATCGGCGCTCGGCAAGCTGTCGCACAACGGCTGGGTCGACGGCAACCAGGAGATCGCCGTCGCCGAGCGCTACCGCCGCGACCTCGACATCCGCGCACCATCCGTGATGTCGGTCGTGGGCAAGCTGTCCGGCGGCAACCAGCAGAAGGTCGTGCTGAGCAAGTGGCTCTACACCGACCCCGAGCTGCTGATCCTCGACGAGCCCACGCGCGGCATCGACGTCGGGGCCAAGTTCGAGATCTACACGATCGTGAACCGACTCGCGGAGGCTGGGAAGGCGGTGCTGGTCATCTCCTCGGAGCTGCCGGAGCTGCTCGGCATCTGCGACCGCATCTACACGCTGTCCGCCGGCCGGATCACCGGTGAGCTGCCCGCCGCCGAGGCGACGCAGGAACGGCTCATGGAACTGATGACGATGGTGAAGGACGAGGTCTCATGACGGCGCTGCTCAACATCAAGGAGCTCGTGACGGGCAACCTGCGTCAGAGCGGGATCTACGTCGCGTTCGTCGCGATCGTCGCGTTCTTCGCCGTCCTGACCAGCGGGGTGCTGCTGAGTCCGGGCAACCTCAGCAACATCGTCCTGCAGTACTCCTACATCCTGATCCTCGCCATCGGGATGGTCATCGTGATCATCGGCGGGCACATCGACCTGTCGGTGGGGTCGGTGGTGGCCTTGACCGGTGCGGTGTCGGCCGTGCTGGTGATCCAGCAGGGGTTCCCCTGGTGGGTCGGCGTGCTCGGTGCCATCGGGACCGGTCTGCTGGTGGGGGCCTGGCAGGGGTTCTGGGTCGCCTACGTCGGGATCCCGGCGTTCATCGTCACCCTCGCCGGGATGCTCATCTTCCGCGGGCTGACCCTCCAGGTGCTGGGGAACATCTCGCTGTCGCCGTTCCCGGCCGAGTACCAGCGCATCGCCAGCGGGTTCATCAACGGCCTGCTCGGCGGGGACGGCTTCGACGTCTTCACCGTCGTCATCGGGGCGGTCGCCGTCGCGGGCTACGCGGTCAACGCCTACCGGAACCGTCGTCGCCGCATCGAGTACGACCAGCCGGTCCCGACTTTCCCGCTGTTCGCCCTGCAGATCGCCCTCATCGGCACCGTCGTCATGGCGTTCGCCTACCAGCTGTCGCGCAGCCGTGGTCTGCCCATCGTGCTGATCCTGCTCGCCGTGCTGATCCTGGTGTACGTCGCGGTCACCAAGAAGAGCGTCTTCGGCCGCCACGTCTACGCCATCGGCGGCAACCTCAGCGCCGCCAAGCTGTCGGGCGT
Protein-coding regions in this window:
- the mmsA gene encoding multiple monosaccharide ABC transporter ATP-binding protein; protein product: MGHILEMREITKTFPGVKALEDVNLTVARGEIHAICGENGAGKSTLMNVLSGVYPAGTYTGEIVFDGEPVEHQSINDSEALGIVIIHQELALIPHLSVAENIFLGNEQSRRGVIDWHETNRMAGELLQRVGLDENPTTPVGQLGVGKQQLIEIAKALSKDVKLLILDEPTAALNDQDSAHLLGLLRQLRAEGITCIMISHKLNELLEIADATTIIRDGRTIETLDMSDPDSNQRRMIRGMVGRDIDSLYPERQATLGEEVFRVEDWTVMHPTQAGRVIVEGANLSVRAGEIVGIAGLMGAGRTELAMSIFGRTYGRDVSGQVYMHGQQVDTHTVDAAISHGIAYATEDRKRYGLNLIEDIRRNISASALGKLSHNGWVDGNQEIAVAERYRRDLDIRAPSVMSVVGKLSGGNQQKVVLSKWLYTDPELLILDEPTRGIDVGAKFEIYTIVNRLAEAGKAVLVISSELPELLGICDRIYTLSAGRITGELPAAEATQERLMELMTMVKDEVS
- the mmsB gene encoding multiple monosaccharide ABC transporter permease — protein: MTALLNIKELVTGNLRQSGIYVAFVAIVAFFAVLTSGVLLSPGNLSNIVLQYSYILILAIGMVIVIIGGHIDLSVGSVVALTGAVSAVLVIQQGFPWWVGVLGAIGTGLLVGAWQGFWVAYVGIPAFIVTLAGMLIFRGLTLQVLGNISLSPFPAEYQRIASGFINGLLGGDGFDVFTVVIGAVAVAGYAVNAYRNRRRRIEYDQPVPTFPLFALQIALIGTVVMAFAYQLSRSRGLPIVLILLAVLILVYVAVTKKSVFGRHVYAIGGNLSAAKLSGVKVKKVNFWIFVNMGFLAGIAGVVYSARSNGAQPAAGNMFELDAIAAVFIGGAAVTGGVGTVVGAIVGGLIMGTMANGMQLMGVNQSLQAVVRGLVLLLAVAFDVYNKRRAAGGG
- the chvE gene encoding multiple monosaccharide ABC transporter substrate-binding protein: MRNKMVRTMAAGLVLALGLAACSGDGAGGGDAGEASAEPGGDGGLIGVAMPTETSERWIADGAAVKEGLEEAGYEVSLQFAADDIPTQSQQIDQMITQGVEALIIAAIDGTALAGQLQAAADAGIPVISYDRLIRDSEHVDFYVTFDNYQVGVQQATSLLVGLGVLNEDGSDGDAEGPFNVELFAGSLDDNNAHFFWDGAIDTLQPYLDAGTLEVPSGQTDIEQAATLRWSQETAQKRMEDLLTAAYAGDTELHGVLSPYDGISRGIITALTNAGYGPTTADGMPIVSGQDAEIASVKLIADDVQFATIFKDTRKLAVQAVIAAQAYLSGEEPEANDTETYENGVKVVPSFLLESDIVYAGNIAELLVDSGYYTDAQVEAGQA